One window from the genome of Dermacentor silvarum isolate Dsil-2018 chromosome 7, BIME_Dsil_1.4, whole genome shotgun sequence encodes:
- the LOC119458383 gene encoding methylglutaconyl-CoA hydratase, mitochondrial, with amino-acid sequence MVSSTLLVRTLLLQRPAGRVGICCSGARRYLSQQQPAASAVPASSDEIVVEKLTGERSGIAVLGFNRPRAKNAIGRVFLEQLEATLDRLKYDDSLRVLIVRSLVPGVFCAGADLKERAAMPLREVAPFVARLRGATVALEEMPVPTIAALDGAALGGGLEFALACDLRVASNSAKMGLVETTLAIIPGAGGTQRLPRVVGRAKAKELIFTGRVLDGEQAEDIGLVNCVAEQNKEGDAAFRRALQLAEEIRPQGPIALRMAKLAINKGMDVPISNGLDYEKAYYVQVTQSKDRVEGLNAFKEKRKPNYVGE; translated from the coding sequence ATGGTGTCGTCGACTCTCCTCGTCCgcacgctgctgctgcagcgACCGGCAGGCCGCGTCGGCATCTGCTGCAGCGGCGCGCGCCGGTACCTCTCTCAGCAACAGCCTGCTGCCTCCGCCGTCCCCGCTTCGTCGGACGAGATCGTCGTCGAGAAGCTGACCGGCGAACGGTCGGGCATCGCCGTCCTCGGGTTCAACCGACCCCGGGCCAAGAACGCCATCGGCAGGGTGTTCCTCGAGCAGCTCGAGGCGACGCTCGACCGCCTCAAGTACGACGACTCCCTCCGGGTGCTCATCGTGCGAAGTCTCGTGCCGGGTGTCTTCTGCGCCGGCGCCGACCTCAAGGAGCGCGCGGCCATGCCCCTCCGCGAGGTCGCACCCTTCGTCGCCCGACTCCGCGGTGCGACGGTCGCCCTCGAAGAGATGCCCGTGCCGACCATCGCGGCCCTGGACGGTGCCGCCCTCGGCGGCGGTCTCGAGTTTGCCCTGGCGTGCGACCTGCGGGTGGCCTCCAACTCGGCCAAGATGGGGTTAGTCGAGACCACCCTGGCCATCATACCCGGCGCCGGGGGCACCCAGCGGCTACCCCGCGTGGTCGGCAGGGCCAAGGCGAAGGAGCTCATCTTCACCGGCAGAGTCCTGGACGGCGAGCAGGCCGAGGACATCGGACTGGTCAACTGCGTTGCCGAGCAGAACAAGGAAGGGGACGCCGCCTTTCGGCGGGCCCTGCAGTTGGCCGAGGAGATTAGGCCGCAGGGACCCATCGCCCTCAGGATGGCGAAACTGGCCATTAACAAAGGCATGGACGTGCCCATTAGCAATGGACTCGACTACGAGAAGGCGTACTACGTACAAGTGACACAGTCGAAGGACCGGGTTGAGGGGCTCAACGCTTTCAAAGAGAAGAGGAAGCCCAACTACGTCGGGGAGTGA